One genomic window of Bactrocera dorsalis isolate Fly_Bdor chromosome 4, ASM2337382v1, whole genome shotgun sequence includes the following:
- the LOC105224222 gene encoding protein 60A produces the protein MPADISLRQRLRSATTTTTTRSRNAICLHPFEALHRLFCSLLLIPLLVLLLLSQLSLDIDNRLLSGRGGLRMLVAASQSGIYIDNGVDQTIMHRALDEDDKMNVSYEILEFLGLAERPRRKHGHLSLRKSAPQFLLDVYHRLTEEENREAPSRAKRDLEEQENFITDLDKQAIDQSDIIMTFLNKNHHVDEVRHEHGRRLWFDVSDVPNDNYLMMAELRIYQNPAQGKWLTSGREFTITVYSIINMEGQRELEVLSSVNTTSDYQGWLELNVTQGLDIWLHDHKSNKGLYIGAHAVNKPEREVKLDDIGLVHPKGDDEYQPFMIGFFRGPELIKSTNHHSRKKRNTPHVRRRKKSEMINPFLDGTVENMRSCQIQTLYIDFKDLGWNDWIIAPEGYGAFYCSGECNFPLNAHMNATNHAIVQTLVHLLEPKKVPKPCCAPTRLGALPVLYHLNEENVNLKKYKNMIVKSCGCH, from the exons ATGCCTGCAGATATATCATTGCGTCAGCGTCTGAGAAGTGCCACCACGACCACCACCACCCGCAGCCGCAATGCCATTTGCCTACATCCATTCGAAGCGCTACATCGGCTGTTCTGCTCATTATTGCTGATACCCTTATTGGTGTTGCTCCTGCTAAGTCAGCTAAGTTTAGACATAGACAACAGATTGCTGAGTGGGCGTGGTGGCCTACGTATGCTGGTAGCTGCTAGTCAATCGGGTATTTACATAGATAACGGTGTCGATCAGACAATAATGCATCGCGCCTTGGACGAGGATGATAAAATGAATGTGTCCTACGAGATTTTGGAGTTTCTGGGTTTAGCGGAGCGACCAAGACGAAAGCATGGACATTTGTCGCTGAG aaAATCGGCGCCACAATTTCTGCTCGATGTTTATCATCGTTTAACCGAAGAGGAGAATAGGGAAGCGCCATCTCGTGCTAAGCGTGATCTCGAAGAACAAGAGAATTTCATAACAGATTTGGACAAGCAAGCAATCGATCAGAGTGATATTATAATGACGTTTCTCAATAAAA ACCACCATGTCGACGAAGTGCGTCACGAGCATGGTCGACGTCTTTGGTTTGACGTGTCCGATGTGCCAAACGATAATTACTTAATGATGGCCGAGTTGCGTATATATCAGAACCCCGCGCAAGGCAAATGGTTGACCAGCGGCAGAGAGTTCACCATCACCGTCTATTCAATTATTAATATGGAGGGACAACGCGAATTAGAAGTGCTCTCCTCGGTAAATACGACCTCCGACTATCAGGGTTGGTTGGAATTGAATGTTACACAAGGTCTGGATATATGGTTGCATGATCATAAGAGCAATAAGGGTCTTTATATTGGAGCGCATGCGGTGAATAAGCCGGAACGTGAGGTGAAACTGGACGATATTGGTTTGGTGCATCCGAAGGGCGATGATGAGTATCAGCCTTTCATGATTGGTTTTTTTCGCGGTCCAGAG TTGATTAAGTCCACCAATCACCACAGCCGCAAGAAGCGAAACACACCACATGTGCGTCGTCGTAAGAAGTCCGAAATGATCAATCCTTTCCTTGATGGTACCGTGGAAAATATGCGCAGCTGCCAAATACAGACGCTCTACATCGATTTCAAGGACTTGGGTTGGaat GATTGGATCATTGCGCCAGAGGGTTATGGCGCCTTCTACTGCAGCGGTGAATGCAATTTCCCACTCAATGCTCACATGAATGCCACCAATCATGCCATTGTCCAGACTTTGGTGCACTTGTTGGAGCCGAAGAAGGTGCCGAAACCTTGCTGTGCACCCACACGTTTAGGTGCTCTACCCGTCCTATATCATTTGAACGAAGAGAAtgttaatttaaagaaatataaaaatatgattgtGAAGAGCTGTGGATGTCATTAG